CTACACGCTAGGTTCGGATTTCGGCTCCGGGATCATGGTCGACGGCACCGGCTTCCTGCTCGGCAACCTGGTCGGCAACTTCTCCATGCGCGCCCAGCTGAAGGCGCGCGAGTCCGGCCAGCCCGAGCCCCCCAACTCACTGCATCCGGGCCGGCGCCCGGTCTCCAGCATGGCGCCCACCTTCCTGTTCAAGGACGACCGGTTGCGCATGGTCACCGGCAGCCCGGGCGGCAACACCATTCCGGGCACTGTGATGCAGAGCATCGTGGACGTCGTCGACTTCGACCTGAACATCGCCGAGGCCACCAGCCTGCCGCGCATCCACCAGGAGATGGACAGCGACGGCGTGATGCGGGTGGAGCGCGGCATCAGCCCCGACACCCTGCGCCTGCTGGAGAAGCGTGGTCACCGGATCGAGACCGGCGAGACCATCGGCAGCACCCAGATCCTGTGGGTCGGCGAGCACGGCGTGGAAGGCGCCGCGGATCCGCGCCGTCCGGGCGCCGCCGCCGTCGCCCAGTAGCGAGGAGGCGCTGGCGCTGAGGCCGGGTCGGCGCAAAGACCGCTAGCGGGCGAAGTTCATGAACCCGGTGATGATCAGGGCGTTGGTGAAGTCGATGAAGAACGCGCCCACCAGCGGCGCCACCAGGAAAGCCCGCGGCGCCATGCCGTAGCGCTGCACCAGCGTGCGCATGACCGCCATCGCGTTGGCGGTCGTGCCCAGCATGAAGCCGATGAAGCCACCGCCCATCACCGCCGCGTCGTAGTCCTTGCCCATCGCGCGGAACACCACCACGCAGAACGCAACGACGATGGCGACCTGTACGACCATGTTGACCGCCAGCGGCAGCGCCATGCCGGCCAGCTCCCACAGCTTCAGGTTCATCAGTGCCACGGCCAGGAACAGGGCCAGGCAGATGTTGCCAATCAGGTCGATGGTCCGCAGCGGGAGACCGATCCAACCGGTCACGTCGTCGATGTTGCGCACCACGGCCCCGATCAGCATGGCGCCGATATAGGCCGGCAGGGTCAGGCCGAGGGCTTCGAATCCCTTGCCGATCCAGGCGCCCAGCCACATCGCGACCATGATGAAGATGATGCTCTTGAGCGCACTGAATTCGCGTTGACCCTCGGTCTGCGGCGGATCCACCTTGGCCTCGGTCACATCCGGGACCTCGGTGGGATGGCCGCCGGGCGTCTTCAGGCGCCAGCGGCGGATGATCACGGTCGCGACCGGGCCGCCCACGATGCCGCCGCAGACGATGCCCGCCATGGCC
The genomic region above belongs to Lysobacter avium and contains:
- the gltS gene encoding sodium/glutamate symporter; translated protein: MLQLDAVETVALGGLALLGGYALCRAIPIFRRYNLPEPVVGGLVIALIVLFAHGQGTTLFELDTTLQTPLMVAFFTTLGVNASLALLRISGRQVGIFLAMATGFVVVQNLVGLGIASMFGLHPLFGVLVGSATMAGGPATGLAFAPLFEEAGLVGAESIAITSAMAGIVCGGIVGGPVATVIIRRWRLKTPGGHPTEVPDVTEAKVDPPQTEGQREFSALKSIIFIMVAMWLGAWIGKGFEALGLTLPAYIGAMLIGAVVRNIDDVTGWIGLPLRTIDLIGNICLALFLAVALMNLKLWELAGMALPLAVNMVVQVAIVVAFCVVVFRAMGKDYDAAVMGGGFIGFMLGTTANAMAVMRTLVQRYGMAPRAFLVAPLVGAFFIDFTNALIITGFMNFAR